Proteins co-encoded in one Rattus rattus isolate New Zealand chromosome 5, Rrattus_CSIRO_v1, whole genome shotgun sequence genomic window:
- the LOC116900307 gene encoding olfactory receptor 8H1-like yields the protein MNDWNYTKESDFILMGLTDSKELQLVLAVLFLLIYLVTVLGNTGMMLIIRLDARLHTPMYFFLTHLSFLDLCYSTVITPKTLQNLLTSNKIISFIGCFTQMYGFVLLAAAECFLLASMAYDRYVAICNPLHYPVIMSTRFCSALLTGSYMIGTLDSTINILCMNTLYFCRPKVIHHFFCDTSPILILSCNDTHNIEIIIFIFAGSTLMVSLITISASYVSILSTILKINSTSGKHKAFSTCASHLLGVTVFYGTMIFTYLKPSNSYSLGKDQVASVFYTIVIPMLNPLIYSLRNKEVKNAVHRVIKMQENSRLKFRVA from the coding sequence ATGAACGACTGGAATTACACAAAAGAGTCTGACTTCATCCTCATGGGGCTGACAGATTCCAAAGAGTTACAGCTAGTCCTCGCTGTGCTGTTTCTGCTGATATACCTGGTCACTGTGCTGGGAAACACAGGCATGATGCTGATCATCCGTCTAGATGCTCGGCTTCACACTCCAATGTATTTCTTCCTAACCCATCTGTCATTCCTTGACCTCTGTTACTCAACTGTCATCACACCTAAGACTTTACAGAATCTGCTGACTTCCAACAAAATCATTTCCTTTATTGGCTGTTTCACTCAAATGTATGGTTTTGTCCTCTTGGCTGCTGCTGAATGTTTCCTTCTTGCTTCAATGGCCTATGACAGATATGTGGCTATCTGCAACCCTTTACACTACCCAGTTATCATGTCCACAAGGTTCTGCAGTGCCCTTCTCACTGGTTCCTATATGATCGGAACTTTGGACTCCACTATTAATATACTTTGTATGAACACCTTATATTTCTGCAGACCCAAGGTTATCCATCATTTTTTTTGTGACACATCTCCAATTTTAATACTGTCTTGTAATGATACACATAACATTGAAATCATTATATTCATCTTTGCTGGTTCTACTCTAATGGTGTCTCTTATCACAATATCTGCATCCTATGTGTCCATTCTTTCTACTATTTTGAAGATCAATTCCACTTCAGGAAAGCACAAAGCCTTCTCCACTTGTGCCTCTCATCTCCTAGGAGTCACTGTGTTTTATGGTACtatgatttttacttatttgaaaCCAAGTAATTCCTACTCCTTGGGAAAGGATCAAGTGGCTTCTGTTTTCTATACTATTGTGATCCCCATGCTGAACCCACTTATTTAtagtctcagaaacaaagaagtaaaaaatgcTGTTCATAGAGTTATCAAAATGCAGGAAAACTCAAGGCTTAAGTTCAGAGTGGCATAA